TTAAAACCAAAGAATTGTATTCAATTGTTGGTGTTAAGCAATCATTAAAAGTGTTGTACGGAATATAAATTACACTTTGTTCGTTCTGCGTAAAAAGAGAGCCTTTTTCTATTACTCCTACTATCGTAAAAAACGAACCCGCAATATTAATTTCTTTCCCCAAAGGCTCTTCGTCAGGAAATAGCTGATTAGATACCTGTTTTCCAATCAGAGCAACCCGGCGATATTCTTTATTATCAAGAGTATTTATTAGTCGTCCCTTTTCAGGTTTAATAATTTTTACATTGAAATAATCAGGAAGAATTCCTTTGATTTGTGGATATGCTGCGTTTTGTTCATATATAGTTAATGAATTGCCTCGAAAGATAACTTCAGGAGAAATGAATTCTATTTCCGGGTATCGTTCATTGATTATTTTAACATCTAAATCATTAAAAAGAATTTTCTTGTGCTGAATTGATTTATCTAATTTTTTTTCAGACACATGCCCTCCATAAATAAACATGCTGTTTTTTGCAAAAGAACTAAACAATTGAAGTATTCCTTCTTGAAAACCATTTCCTGCACCTAATAATAAAATCAAAATAAAAATTCCCCATGCAACTCCAAATCCTGCGAGTACGCTTCTTGTTTTATTCTGTTTTAT
The Prolixibacteraceae bacterium DNA segment above includes these coding regions:
- a CDS encoding ABC transporter permease yields the protein MNLISPIQESFSSIKQNKTRSVLAGFGVAWGIFILILLLGAGNGFQEGILQLFSSFAKNSMFIYGGHVSEKKLDKSIQHKKILFNDLDVKIINERYPEIEFISPEVIFRGNSLTIYEQNAAYPQIKGILPDYFNVKIIKPEKGRLINTLDNKEYRRVALIGKQVSNQLFPDEEPLGKEINIAGSFFTIVGVIEKGSLFTQNEQSVIYIPYNTFNDCLTPTIEYNSLVLTLAKKTDATAFENKIKTFLGKRKGFNKEDKKAIFILNFENQVKMFDKLFKGINLFLWIIGLCFLLSGIVGIGNIMLVIVKERTHEIGIRKAIGAESSSIVRMIITESIVITSMAGIIGLVVGGGVIGILNWVIESFFTDKDSLFTEASIDYAVIIFSLSILMLSGIIAGFIPAKKAASITPVEAIRN